The genomic window CCCGGGTGTGTGAGCGCGTTCGGGCTCGTGGCCCCGGCGGTGGACGACCCGGGGGCCATGGTGCCGATACCGCCCTCGGTGGCGACCGCGGCGCTGGCGCACCCCATGGAGCGGCAGATCCTGGAACAGCAGCAGGCCCTGATCGCCGTACGGGCGTCGATGTCCCAGGCGGAGAGCGTCTACCGTACCGCCCGCCGCGAGGGGAGCGAATCCTCGCAGCGGCTCACCCCCGCGCCGGTGATCACCGCCGCGCTGGACGAGGCGATCCAGGGGACGAAGCACGAGCTGCTGACCGCGCACCCGGGCGGCCGAAGGCCCGAAGAGGTCCTGGTCAAGGCCCTGCCGCGCACGCTGGAGGCGCACCGCAAGGGCGTCAAGCAGCGCACGCTCTACCAGCACACGGTCCGCGCCCACGGCCCGACCCTCGACTACATCAAGCAGGTCACCGACCTGGGCGTCGAGGTGCGTACCGTCGACGAGGTCTTCGACCGGATGATCATCTGCGACCGTGCCCTGGCCTTCATCCCCGACATGGGCAAGGACCACGGCACCCACGCCCTCAAGGTCACCGACCCCGGCGTGGTGCACTTCCTGGTCTCCGCCTTCGAGTACGCCTGGGAGCGGGCGAAGCCGGTCGTCTACGAACACGACCAGCAACGCCCTCCGCTCCTCACCGACGAGACCCGGCTGCACGTACTGCGCCTCATGGTCGACGGCTACACCGACGCCGCCATCGCCGGCCGGCTCGGCATCAGCACCCGTACCGTCGCCAGCCACCTCAAGAAGGTCGGCGACATGCTCGGCAGCAACAGCCGCGCCCAACTCGCCTATCTCACCGCCAAGAGCGGCCTGTTGGAGGACGGCGCGGCGGCCGACTGCGACTGCGAACGGCGGAGCTGAACGCCGCCGGGCCCGGCCGCCGCCGGCCGGGGCTCACGCCACCCGGACCCGGAGGGAGTAGAACCGCGTCGTCTGTACGGCGTTCTGGTTGTCGTCGCTGACGAGCAGGACGTTCAGCCGCCCGTGCCGCTGCCCGGTGACCGTCATCCCCTCGATGTTGTCGAGCAGCGGGTTCGGCTGCGGCTGCTTGGCGGTCGCGCCGAGGGTCGGGCAGTTCACGAGGTCGGCGAGGAGGGTCTTGCGGACGAGTCGTACGCCGTCGCCGTCCTGGCCGGTGAGGACGTCGGCGCCGGTGGTGTCCGTGGCGCGGCGCGTGTCGGCCGCGTAGAGGCGGACCGTGTTGCCGACGCCGGCGGTGAAGCCCCGCTCCAGCACGAGCAGCCGTCCGCCCGGGAGGGCCGCCACCTCCACGACGCCGAGACCGGTGTCGGCGCGGTAGCCGTACTGGGCGGAGAGCCGGAAGTCCCGTCCGAAGCCGTGCCGTTGCCAGGTCTGGAAGCGGACGATCCCGGCCGTGTCGCCGGAGAGCGCGCCCTCCATCGAGGCGAGCAGGGTGCGCCCGCCGGGCAGGAGGGTGAGCCCCTCGAAGGTCTGGTTGGTCATGGCCCGCCCGGCCGGGGCGACCTTCAGCGCGTCGGGCACGGGAAGGCTGCCCAGGATCCGGCCCTCCCGGTCGTACCGCCGTACGGTCGGCTCGGTCTCGGAAGCGACAAGGCGGGTGCCGTCCCGGTCGACGACCAGCCCTTCGGAGTCGAGTGCGGCGCCGGTCTCCGTGGCGAGCGGGACGACGCCCTTCGGCTGGAGCGTGCGGGGGTCGAGGGCGAAGAGTGAGGACCGGTCGGAGACGGCGAGCAGGGACCCGTCCCGGTCGACGGCGAGGGCGGAGAAGTTGCCGACGAAGGTGCCCTCGTACGTCGTCTTGTCGAGGGCGTCGGAGTACGCGCCGATGGAGACTGACGGCGAACAGACGTTGCTGTCCGACGAGTTGGCGTGAACCGGCCCGGCGGCGGCGAGGGTGGTCGTGGCCGCGGCCAGGCCGGCGGTGACGGTCGCGAGGAGGGTTCTGAGACGCATGGCGTCACGGTAGGACGACGCCGGTGATACGGAGATTGCCTCTCCATGAACGTCCGGAAATCAGCCGCCGGTCGTGGTGGCCGGCACGGGC from Streptomyces sp. DSM 40750 includes these protein-coding regions:
- a CDS encoding LuxR C-terminal-related transcriptional regulator — its product is MIVHCRNLKGDGMCGEADIRGGGDTPAELCGAGMEFYRTTLLAGRAPRADAPGCVSAFGLVAPAVDDPGAMVPIPPSVATAALAHPMERQILEQQQALIAVRASMSQAESVYRTARREGSESSQRLTPAPVITAALDEAIQGTKHELLTAHPGGRRPEEVLVKALPRTLEAHRKGVKQRTLYQHTVRAHGPTLDYIKQVTDLGVEVRTVDEVFDRMIICDRALAFIPDMGKDHGTHALKVTDPGVVHFLVSAFEYAWERAKPVVYEHDQQRPPLLTDETRLHVLRLMVDGYTDAAIAGRLGISTRTVASHLKKVGDMLGSNSRAQLAYLTAKSGLLEDGAAADCDCERRS
- a CDS encoding esterase-like activity of phytase family protein, with product MRLRTLLATVTAGLAAATTTLAAAGPVHANSSDSNVCSPSVSIGAYSDALDKTTYEGTFVGNFSALAVDRDGSLLAVSDRSSLFALDPRTLQPKGVVPLATETGAALDSEGLVVDRDGTRLVASETEPTVRRYDREGRILGSLPVPDALKVAPAGRAMTNQTFEGLTLLPGGRTLLASMEGALSGDTAGIVRFQTWQRHGFGRDFRLSAQYGYRADTGLGVVEVAALPGGRLLVLERGFTAGVGNTVRLYAADTRRATDTTGADVLTGQDGDGVRLVRKTLLADLVNCPTLGATAKQPQPNPLLDNIEGMTVTGQRHGRLNVLLVSDDNQNAVQTTRFYSLRVRVA